One Candidatus Korarchaeum sp. DNA segment encodes these proteins:
- a CDS encoding dual specificity protein phosphatase family protein: MPVIWVVPNELAISRIPTRREDIRMLRSMGCKALVCLATEREIAPFWGGILSYENAVISEGMDFYFLPTEPGGAPDMREMMDLLNWISSRTSRGSPVAVHCFAGIGRAGTVAAAYLIFTRNMTPQAALDYVRRIRPNAVESQKQEEAIIQLSSVVNLLLTGRIPLQSILEPIETKKLGLMRRTWLRLSKLLG, from the coding sequence ATGCCCGTAATATGGGTCGTGCCGAACGAACTAGCTATATCCAGGATCCCCACCAGGAGGGAGGACATCAGAATGCTCAGATCGATGGGGTGCAAAGCCCTGGTCTGCCTAGCTACGGAGAGGGAGATAGCTCCCTTCTGGGGAGGGATCCTGAGCTACGAGAACGCTGTGATATCCGAGGGCATGGACTTCTACTTCCTCCCTACGGAGCCCGGAGGGGCCCCGGATATGAGGGAGATGATGGACCTACTCAATTGGATCTCCTCGAGAACGTCTAGAGGGAGTCCGGTAGCTGTTCACTGCTTCGCAGGCATAGGGAGAGCTGGAACCGTGGCTGCGGCTTACCTCATATTCACCAGGAACATGACTCCCCAGGCCGCTCTGGACTACGTTAGAAGGATAAGGCCGAATGCCGTAGAGTCTCAGAAGCAAGAGGAAGCGATCATCCAACTTAGCTCAGTAGTTAACCTCTTATTAACGGGGAGAATTCCTCTCCAATCCATATTGGAGCCCATAGAGACCAAGAAACTGGGACTCATGAGGAGGACCTGGCTGAGGTTATCAAAGCTCCTGGGGTAG
- a CDS encoding family 1 encapsulin nanocompartment shell protein, with amino-acid sequence MLSKNPIELPSGRKLTREELAQALRLSIIAELDAVNLYLQLASCTDDQAAKKVFEDIAKEEKTHIGEFLSLLKSLDQEQVEELAAGAEEVSKLTGIALEDPPSGQVDEWSYLRGEVRRYAEGLRKLRNYLPTVRVGRGIDAVPVEEVSSDLKPVRRYVIQLEELSRVFAISQASIDHAKVSGALDVSPALAAATELSMEEERVLLREIKEKAGRTERISSWDEPGSAVSEVATALSRMIADGLPQPYLLLVSPSRYAKLISVHERTGVMELQRLKALVSDVVALPALKDDEALLISSNPQVLDLVVGADTELDYIGPEDGLHLFRLWEKVAVRIRCPSGISLLKQ; translated from the coding sequence ATGCTGAGCAAGAACCCCATTGAGCTCCCTTCGGGGAGGAAGTTAACCAGGGAGGAGCTTGCGCAAGCCCTCAGATTGAGTATAATAGCGGAGCTCGATGCTGTAAATCTCTACCTCCAGTTAGCGAGCTGCACGGATGACCAAGCCGCTAAGAAGGTCTTCGAGGATATAGCTAAGGAGGAGAAGACCCACATAGGGGAGTTCCTATCCCTGTTAAAGTCCCTGGATCAGGAACAGGTCGAGGAACTAGCTGCTGGAGCTGAGGAGGTCTCTAAGCTCACTGGGATCGCTTTAGAGGACCCGCCCTCGGGGCAGGTGGATGAGTGGTCCTACCTGAGGGGCGAGGTCAGGAGGTACGCCGAGGGCTTGAGGAAGCTGAGGAACTACCTCCCTACTGTCCGAGTCGGCAGGGGCATCGATGCCGTGCCCGTTGAGGAGGTCTCCAGCGATCTGAAGCCGGTGAGGAGATACGTTATTCAGCTAGAGGAACTGAGCCGGGTCTTCGCCATAAGCCAAGCTTCTATAGATCACGCTAAGGTCTCAGGCGCTCTGGACGTATCCCCAGCCTTGGCTGCGGCAACGGAGCTCTCGATGGAGGAGGAAAGGGTTCTTCTGAGAGAGATAAAGGAGAAGGCAGGGAGGACGGAGAGGATCTCGTCCTGGGACGAGCCGGGATCCGCCGTATCTGAGGTAGCAACTGCCTTAAGCAGGATGATAGCTGACGGACTACCCCAGCCTTATTTGCTCCTCGTCAGCCCCTCTAGGTACGCTAAGCTCATCTCGGTGCACGAGCGCACCGGCGTAATGGAGCTCCAGAGGTTGAAGGCCTTGGTGAGCGATGTAGTGGCCCTGCCTGCTCTGAAGGACGACGAGGCCCTACTAATATCCTCCAATCCCCAGGTGCTGGACCTCGTGGTGGGGGCCGACACCGAGCTGGATTACATAGGTCCTGAGGATGGCTTGCACCTGTTCAGGCTCTGGGAGAAGGTGGCGGTCAGGATAAGGTGCCCCAGTGGGATATCCCTCCTCAAACAATAA
- a CDS encoding ATP-NAD kinase family protein has product MRKLGLIVNPIAGMGGRVGLKGTDGPEMLRRAMELGAKPWAEERASEALKVLTPLKGSFELYTYPGRMGEGSCRRVGLDPIVIGSIGEETSAEDTVRAAREMREVGVDLLLFVGGDGTARDVCRAVGTSLVSLGIPAGVKVYSSVFSASPKAGGELALRFLRGDASEVIEAEVLDIDEDAFRDGRLSVKLYGYLRIPYDSGCIPGGKVPSSHSESYDREAIAAELLETMEEGVIYLIGPGSTTKEVMRELGLEFSPLGVDAILNRRLVGKDLNERQIVELISGKRAKVVVTPIGGQGYVFGRGNQQISPEVLRRVGRENVIIVATRGKLESLRGRPMLVDTGDELLDRELAGYYRVVSGYREYTVYKVVPAVPQELE; this is encoded by the coding sequence ATGAGGAAGCTCGGTCTCATAGTGAACCCGATAGCGGGGATGGGGGGTAGGGTAGGGCTCAAGGGCACAGATGGTCCCGAGATGCTCAGGAGGGCTATGGAGTTAGGAGCTAAGCCCTGGGCCGAGGAGAGGGCTTCCGAAGCCTTAAAGGTTTTAACCCCTCTTAAGGGCTCCTTCGAGCTTTACACATACCCCGGCCGCATGGGCGAGGGCTCCTGCAGGAGGGTCGGCTTAGATCCGATCGTGATAGGGAGCATCGGTGAGGAGACCAGCGCTGAGGATACCGTGAGAGCAGCTAGGGAGATGAGAGAGGTAGGGGTGGACCTCCTGCTCTTCGTAGGTGGGGATGGGACAGCTAGAGATGTTTGCAGAGCAGTAGGAACGAGCCTGGTATCACTGGGTATTCCAGCGGGTGTCAAGGTGTACTCCTCGGTCTTCTCGGCCAGCCCCAAGGCGGGCGGTGAGCTGGCCCTCAGGTTCCTCAGGGGGGACGCGAGCGAGGTCATCGAGGCCGAGGTGCTTGACATAGATGAGGATGCCTTCAGGGACGGCAGGCTATCGGTTAAACTGTACGGGTATCTCAGGATCCCCTACGATTCGGGCTGCATCCCGGGAGGGAAGGTCCCGTCCTCTCACTCGGAGAGCTACGATAGGGAGGCCATAGCAGCGGAGCTCTTGGAAACTATGGAGGAGGGCGTCATATACCTCATAGGTCCCGGGAGCACGACCAAGGAGGTCATGAGGGAATTGGGCTTGGAGTTCAGCCCTTTAGGGGTGGATGCGATTCTCAATAGGAGGCTAGTGGGCAAGGACCTGAACGAGAGGCAGATAGTGGAGCTCATCTCGGGTAAGAGGGCGAAGGTCGTGGTCACACCGATAGGAGGTCAGGGCTACGTCTTCGGGAGAGGGAATCAGCAGATAAGCCCCGAGGTCCTTAGGAGGGTAGGAAGGGAGAACGTAATCATAGTAGCGACTAGAGGGAAGCTGGAATCCCTGAGGGGAAGACCTATGCTCGTTGATACTGGGGATGAGCTCTTAGATAGGGAGCTAGCCGGCTACTACAGGGTGGTATCGGGCTACAGGGAGTACACAGTTTACAAGGTGGTCCCCGCAGTTCCTCAGGAGCTCGAGTGA
- the gcvPA gene encoding aminomethyl-transferring glycine dehydrogenase subunit GcvPA — translation MEHPYIPNSVERVKREMLSYIGVSSVDELYASVPEELRFKGRMNLPEPLKSEYELVRHMRSLLSRNASCDEYLCFKGGGTWPHYVPAICDEIARRAEFLTAYAGDPYEDHGRWQALFEFESLMAELLDMDVVTVPIYSWGHAAGTAMRMAHRINGRREVLIPRTISPERFLVVQNYTDPALRLVKVDYDPETGMMDLDDLDRKISKETAAVYFENPSYLGFVETGGREICERAHDEGAICVVGVDPSSLGVLEPPSHYGADITVGDLQPLGIHMSFGGGLGGFLATRDDEVFVREIPYRIFGLAKTVQNGEYGFGDVLFERTSFEKREKAKEFVGTAAASHGIIAAVYLSLMGPRGMYELGKTILQRSQYAMRRLSSLPGVKAPRFKAPHFKEFVVEFNSNKSVNEINKGLLKEKIFGGIDLRKHFPELGNSALFCFTEVHMKEDIDRLVDALARVLGG, via the coding sequence ATGGAGCACCCTTACATCCCTAACTCGGTTGAGAGAGTGAAGAGGGAGATGCTGAGCTACATAGGTGTCTCCAGCGTAGATGAGCTTTACGCTAGCGTGCCCGAGGAGCTGAGGTTCAAGGGTAGGATGAACCTCCCGGAGCCACTCAAGTCGGAGTACGAGCTAGTGAGGCATATGAGGAGCCTGCTATCGAGGAACGCTAGCTGCGACGAGTACCTCTGCTTCAAGGGAGGGGGTACTTGGCCCCATTACGTGCCGGCGATATGCGATGAGATAGCGAGGAGAGCTGAATTCCTAACGGCTTACGCTGGCGATCCATATGAGGATCACGGGAGGTGGCAAGCTCTCTTCGAGTTCGAGAGCCTTATGGCTGAGCTCCTGGATATGGACGTCGTCACCGTGCCCATCTACTCCTGGGGACACGCTGCGGGCACAGCCATGAGGATGGCACATAGGATAAACGGCAGGAGGGAGGTTTTGATACCCAGAACCATCTCACCTGAGAGGTTCTTAGTTGTTCAGAACTACACAGATCCGGCCTTGAGATTGGTGAAGGTCGATTACGACCCCGAAACGGGCATGATGGATCTCGATGATCTCGACAGGAAGATCTCGAAGGAGACAGCTGCGGTTTACTTCGAGAACCCATCTTACCTCGGGTTCGTGGAGACGGGTGGGAGGGAGATATGCGAGAGGGCCCACGATGAGGGAGCCATATGCGTGGTGGGCGTGGACCCCAGCTCCCTGGGGGTGCTGGAACCCCCCAGTCATTACGGCGCTGATATAACGGTAGGCGATCTGCAGCCGCTGGGCATACACATGAGCTTCGGGGGCGGTTTGGGGGGCTTCCTGGCCACGAGGGACGATGAGGTCTTCGTCAGGGAGATACCCTACAGGATATTCGGCCTAGCTAAAACCGTTCAAAACGGCGAGTACGGGTTTGGGGATGTCCTCTTCGAGAGAACTTCGTTCGAGAAGAGGGAGAAAGCTAAGGAGTTCGTTGGGACTGCGGCAGCTTCTCATGGGATAATAGCAGCTGTCTACCTCTCCCTAATGGGCCCCAGGGGGATGTACGAGCTCGGGAAGACCATACTCCAGAGGTCTCAGTACGCTATGAGGAGGCTATCCAGCTTACCCGGGGTCAAGGCGCCTAGGTTCAAGGCACCTCACTTCAAGGAGTTCGTCGTCGAATTCAACTCCAATAAGAGCGTGAATGAGATAAACAAGGGGCTCCTAAAGGAGAAGATATTCGGTGGAATAGACCTCAGGAAGCACTTCCCTGAGCTAGGTAACTCAGCTCTCTTCTGCTTCACGGAGGTGCACATGAAGGAGGATATAGACAGGCTCGTTGACGCTCTGGCGAGGGTACTAGGGGGGTGA
- a CDS encoding SDR family oxidoreductase, with the protein MYPDLVGKRVVITGAASGIGLATARRFVEEGSRVFIIDINEEGLSRALKENPGIEGGVIADVSSPEQVSRAFREIEGRLGGVDVLIANAGISYRTPFLDISYEEWRRVIDVNLTGAFLCAKEALRMMVKRREGVILFTASTNGMRGHPYYAHYNASKAGLILLAKTLALEFAPWLRVVAVCPGYVLTPMQLAEYTPEMMEEVNRTIPIGRHASPEEIAALFAFLASKESSYITGTCVLIDGGETAR; encoded by the coding sequence ATGTACCCGGATCTGGTGGGTAAGAGGGTCGTTATAACAGGGGCCGCTAGTGGTATCGGGCTCGCCACAGCTAGGAGATTCGTTGAGGAGGGATCTAGGGTATTCATAATAGATATCAACGAGGAGGGACTGAGTAGAGCGTTGAAGGAAAACCCGGGGATAGAGGGAGGAGTTATCGCTGATGTCTCCTCGCCTGAACAGGTATCCAGGGCCTTCAGGGAGATAGAGGGGAGGCTAGGCGGTGTCGATGTCCTAATAGCCAACGCGGGGATAAGCTATAGGACTCCCTTCCTGGACATAAGCTATGAGGAGTGGAGGAGGGTCATAGACGTTAACCTGACCGGAGCCTTTCTCTGCGCTAAGGAGGCCCTGAGGATGATGGTGAAGCGGAGGGAGGGCGTGATACTCTTCACGGCCTCAACCAACGGTATGAGGGGCCACCCTTACTACGCTCACTACAACGCCTCGAAGGCGGGGCTGATACTCCTGGCGAAGACACTGGCGCTTGAGTTCGCCCCCTGGCTCAGGGTAGTCGCCGTTTGCCCTGGCTACGTCCTAACGCCCATGCAACTAGCTGAGTACACGCCCGAGATGATGGAGGAGGTCAACAGGACGATACCCATCGGTAGACACGCCTCCCCTGAGGAGATAGCTGCCCTCTTCGCCTTCCTGGCGTCGAAGGAGTCCTCTTACATAACTGGGACCTGCGTCCTCATAGACGGTGGCGAGACCGCCAGATGA
- a CDS encoding MFS transporter, whose protein sequence is MKEGKQKAEVLLACTTASFLIPFSSSSIAILIPQISSHYGVSLATSNWSAGAYLIALAAFIVPFGRIADWKGRGLVFSLGLALFSVFSLLISLSPDFTSFLALRFAQGVSSSMISATAVALVSETFPRGERGRVLGINTASVYAGLSLGPLLGGLIADLWSWVGVFTLSSLLSLSSLVASRSLVKLKGSGSPPNFTSISLYIASMISLTYGVSSLSTGLGLPLSVMGAVVFLTWLLSELSRGGLLGEELLRNRAYLASSTAALLNYSASYAISIVLGLYLQRIEGLSASEAGVLLTLQPAIQASLSPLAGYLADRGSPQRIASLGMGVIALGTTMLLPLTPSKPLASLLLSLSALGIGFALFASPNTLAALSASPPKLYGSANAFLGSMRFLGQFLSTAILMTIMSREELLRAMNSSLLIYVAISILGAVMSALAGLKK, encoded by the coding sequence TTGAAAGAGGGGAAGCAAAAGGCCGAAGTGCTGCTCGCTTGCACCACAGCTTCCTTCTTAATCCCCTTCTCATCGTCCTCGATAGCCATCCTGATCCCCCAGATATCCTCCCACTACGGTGTCAGCTTAGCTACCTCTAACTGGTCAGCTGGCGCTTATCTCATAGCCCTGGCTGCTTTCATAGTCCCTTTCGGAAGAATAGCTGACTGGAAAGGTAGAGGTTTGGTTTTCTCATTAGGATTAGCTCTATTCTCAGTATTCTCGCTTTTAATTTCCCTTTCCCCTGACTTCACCTCCTTCCTAGCTCTCAGGTTCGCCCAGGGCGTCAGTTCCTCGATGATATCGGCCACAGCGGTGGCCCTGGTGTCCGAGACCTTTCCGAGGGGGGAAAGGGGAAGGGTTCTGGGGATCAACACCGCCTCCGTTTACGCGGGCCTGAGCTTAGGACCCCTGCTGGGGGGATTGATAGCCGACCTCTGGTCCTGGGTCGGGGTCTTCACCCTGAGCTCTCTCCTCTCCCTCTCATCCCTCGTCGCATCCAGATCGCTCGTGAAGCTGAAGGGGAGCGGATCCCCACCTAACTTCACATCGATCTCCCTCTACATCGCCTCAATGATCTCACTCACGTACGGGGTCTCCTCCCTGAGCACGGGCCTAGGGTTACCCCTGTCGGTGATGGGGGCAGTTGTCTTCCTAACGTGGCTACTGAGCGAGCTCTCAAGAGGAGGGCTCTTGGGAGAGGAGCTCCTCAGGAACAGGGCTTACCTAGCCTCATCCACAGCAGCCCTGCTCAACTACAGCGCCAGCTACGCGATCTCGATAGTGCTCGGCTTGTACCTACAGAGGATAGAGGGTCTCTCGGCGAGCGAGGCAGGGGTCTTACTGACCTTACAGCCCGCAATACAAGCTTCCCTATCTCCCTTAGCCGGTTACCTCGCGGACAGGGGTTCGCCTCAGAGGATAGCGTCGCTCGGAATGGGGGTCATAGCCCTAGGCACGACGATGCTCCTACCTCTAACCCCCTCAAAGCCCCTGGCCTCATTGCTCCTCTCCCTATCCGCTTTGGGTATTGGCTTCGCCCTCTTCGCATCCCCCAACACGTTAGCAGCCTTGAGCGCATCACCTCCAAAGCTTTACGGCTCTGCAAACGCCTTCCTCGGTTCTATGAGGTTCCTGGGCCAGTTCCTAAGCACAGCCATCCTGATGACGATCATGTCCCGCGAGGAGCTCCTAAGAGCTATGAACTCATCACTGCTTATCTACGTAGCTATAAGCATATTAGGAGCGGTTATGTCAGCTTTAGCTGGGTTAAAGAAATAG
- the gcvPB gene encoding aminomethyl-transferring glycine dehydrogenase subunit GcvPB — MGLVKLRRGFHEARWEEPVIFELSNEGERGILVPLDERLEREVGDGVSAIPEHMRRKEPPKLPEVAQMRVLRHFLRLSQETLGADLNVDVGQGTCTMKYSPKVNETFVSSPKVAELHPYQDEETVQGALEIMYKLDLFLREISGLDRFVFQPGGGSQAILAMASIIRAYFRKRGEDRDEIITTIFSHPSDAAAPAVKGFKVITIYPDPETGIPDVEALKAAVSRRTAGMIVANPEDTGIFNPRIREFCDVVHEAGGLCGYDQANANGIIGIVRAKECGFDMGFFNLHKTFSSPHGCGGPAVGALGVKKELETFLPVPVVDRDGDGMYRLNYDLPDTIGKVREFYGVFPVVVRAYAWIMALGEEGLKEVARVAVLNNNYVMHRILREVRGADISYPANRHRIEQVRYTWMKLKEETGVGTEDVIRRMADFGFHLWTSHHPWIIPEPFTIEPTESYSKEELDEYVEALKEISREAYEDPEVVRNAPHRSVIHRIEDNSWFEDPSKWSITWRLFLRKHGGKL; from the coding sequence GTGGGTCTGGTGAAGCTGAGGAGGGGATTCCACGAGGCCAGATGGGAGGAGCCCGTGATATTCGAGCTGAGCAACGAGGGGGAGCGTGGTATACTCGTCCCCCTGGATGAGAGGCTCGAGAGAGAGGTAGGTGATGGAGTATCGGCCATTCCGGAGCACATGAGGAGGAAGGAGCCGCCAAAGCTCCCGGAGGTGGCGCAGATGAGGGTGCTGAGGCACTTCCTCAGACTCTCGCAGGAGACCCTGGGAGCCGACCTGAACGTGGATGTGGGGCAGGGAACTTGCACGATGAAGTACAGCCCAAAGGTGAACGAGACCTTCGTCTCATCGCCGAAGGTAGCTGAGCTTCACCCATACCAGGATGAGGAAACTGTCCAAGGAGCTCTGGAGATAATGTACAAACTGGATCTGTTCCTCAGGGAGATATCAGGGCTCGATAGGTTCGTCTTCCAGCCCGGAGGTGGTTCTCAGGCTATACTCGCTATGGCCTCCATCATAAGGGCTTACTTCAGGAAAAGGGGGGAGGATAGGGATGAGATAATAACTACGATATTCTCCCATCCTTCAGATGCAGCAGCCCCTGCCGTGAAGGGCTTCAAGGTGATAACGATATACCCTGACCCCGAGACGGGGATACCTGATGTCGAGGCGCTCAAGGCCGCGGTATCCAGGAGGACAGCCGGCATGATAGTGGCTAACCCCGAGGACACCGGTATATTCAACCCTAGGATAAGGGAGTTCTGCGATGTGGTGCACGAGGCAGGTGGCCTCTGCGGTTACGACCAGGCCAACGCTAACGGGATAATAGGTATAGTCAGGGCTAAGGAGTGCGGGTTCGATATGGGGTTCTTCAACCTCCACAAGACGTTCTCCTCACCTCATGGGTGTGGGGGACCTGCCGTAGGAGCTTTAGGTGTTAAGAAGGAACTGGAAACCTTCCTCCCTGTTCCCGTAGTCGATCGGGATGGAGACGGGATGTACCGCTTGAACTACGATCTACCTGACACGATAGGGAAGGTTAGGGAGTTCTACGGCGTATTCCCAGTTGTAGTAAGGGCTTACGCGTGGATAATGGCCCTAGGTGAGGAGGGACTGAAGGAGGTAGCGAGGGTGGCTGTGCTGAACAACAACTACGTGATGCACAGGATACTGAGGGAGGTGAGGGGAGCCGACATATCCTACCCCGCCAACAGGCACAGGATAGAGCAGGTGAGGTACACTTGGATGAAGCTGAAGGAGGAGACGGGAGTGGGTACTGAGGACGTGATAAGGAGGATGGCTGACTTCGGCTTCCACCTCTGGACGAGCCATCATCCTTGGATAATACCCGAGCCCTTCACCATAGAGCCGACCGAGTCCTACTCCAAGGAGGAGCTGGATGAGTACGTTGAGGCCCTGAAGGAGATATCCAGGGAGGCTTACGAGGACCCTGAGGTAGTGAGGAACGCCCCTCACAGGAGCGTGATACACAGGATAGAGGACAACAGCTGGTTCGAGGACCCGTCTAAGTGGTCCATAACATGGAGGTTGTTCCTCAGGAAGCACGGTGGCAAGCTATGA
- a CDS encoding Ldh family oxidoreductase, with protein MLRYDKSPPHPPQDFVRVRYEELVEFVKSVFLKLGVPGDDARVVAENLVTADLRGIESHGVARLRRYVDGIRKGAVKVRPNVRIISEGPSFALVDGDSGLGQVVGSFSMRLAIRKAKESGIGFVTVRMSNHYGIAGYYAMMALEQDMVGVSMTNSRPLVAHTGALGKWLGTNPIAVAAPTVNPPPFVLDMATSVAPIGKMEEYSRLGRRVPMGWGIDAEGKPCDDPNVIMREGALLPLGGLGEVFGGHKGYGLAVMVEIFTSVLSGAAMLREVGQTEAPEPANVGHFFMAIDVARFMPVEEFKRRMEKLRETLKKAPLHPEFERIWMHGEKSYLTSLRRMEEGIPIHKRVMEEMRTIASEVGVEFPWGP; from the coding sequence ATGCTGAGGTACGATAAATCCCCACCTCACCCCCCGCAGGACTTCGTGAGGGTTAGGTACGAGGAGCTCGTGGAGTTCGTGAAGTCCGTTTTCCTGAAGCTAGGGGTCCCGGGGGATGACGCTAGGGTGGTGGCTGAGAACCTGGTAACGGCTGACCTCAGGGGCATAGAGTCGCACGGGGTCGCTAGGCTGAGGAGGTACGTCGATGGTATAAGGAAGGGAGCCGTCAAGGTGAGGCCCAACGTGAGGATAATTAGCGAGGGCCCGTCTTTCGCTCTCGTGGACGGGGACTCCGGTTTAGGGCAAGTCGTAGGCAGCTTCTCAATGAGGCTAGCCATAAGGAAGGCTAAGGAGAGCGGTATAGGCTTCGTGACGGTGAGGATGAGCAACCACTACGGCATAGCTGGCTATTACGCGATGATGGCCTTAGAGCAAGATATGGTGGGGGTCTCCATGACGAACTCCAGACCCCTAGTAGCTCATACGGGGGCTTTGGGCAAGTGGCTTGGGACCAACCCCATAGCCGTAGCAGCTCCCACGGTTAATCCACCGCCTTTCGTCCTCGATATGGCGACCAGCGTGGCCCCGATAGGGAAGATGGAGGAGTACTCCAGGCTGGGGAGGAGGGTACCGATGGGCTGGGGTATAGATGCCGAGGGCAAGCCCTGCGATGACCCAAACGTCATAATGAGGGAGGGGGCTCTCTTACCCCTAGGCGGACTAGGTGAGGTCTTCGGAGGTCATAAGGGTTATGGATTGGCTGTCATGGTTGAAATATTCACCAGCGTGCTGAGCGGGGCCGCTATGCTCAGGGAGGTAGGTCAGACGGAGGCCCCCGAGCCAGCCAACGTGGGCCACTTCTTCATGGCGATCGACGTGGCTAGGTTCATGCCAGTGGAGGAGTTCAAGAGGAGGATGGAGAAACTCAGGGAGACCCTGAAGAAGGCACCACTTCATCCGGAGTTCGAAAGAATCTGGATGCATGGGGAGAAGAGTTACCTAACATCCCTGAGGAGGATGGAGGAGGGGATACCCATCCACAAGAGGGTGATGGAGGAGATGAGAACGATAGCTTCTGAGGTAGGTGTCGAGTTCCCCTGGGGACCATGA
- a CDS encoding rubredoxin: MIRYRCGVCGYIYDPLKGDERRGIKPGTPFEELPDDWRCPVCGAPKSAFQPVDDEESMEW; encoded by the coding sequence ATGATCAGGTACAGGTGCGGCGTCTGCGGTTACATATACGACCCCTTGAAGGGGGACGAGAGGAGGGGAATCAAGCCGGGGACGCCCTTCGAGGAGCTCCCCGATGACTGGAGATGCCCGGTTTGCGGTGCGCCTAAGAGCGCTTTCCAACCCGTAGACGATGAGGAGAGCATGGAGTGGTGA
- a CDS encoding SDR family NAD(P)-dependent oxidoreductase: protein MPGLNGAACISLEGKVALVTGGSSGIGRAVALRLAEAGAKVAILDIKAEGERVVEEIGRERARFYKCDVTSSSEVSETIKRVYEDFGGIDIVVNAAGVIVRKDAVELTEEEWDKVLNVNLKGPFLVSKYSIPYMIGRGGGSIVNVASGWGLKGGPRAVAYCASKGGLVNMTRAMAIDHGKDGIRVNCVAPGDVDTPMLREEARQLGISWEEFLKEAANRPLARIGKPEDVADAVLFLASDLASWVTGATLVVDGGGTA, encoded by the coding sequence ATGCCCGGGCTTAACGGAGCTGCTTGCATCTCCCTCGAGGGTAAGGTGGCCCTAGTTACGGGTGGTTCCTCGGGCATAGGGAGAGCCGTAGCCCTGAGGCTAGCCGAAGCTGGGGCCAAGGTAGCTATACTCGACATAAAAGCTGAGGGAGAGAGGGTAGTCGAGGAGATAGGGAGGGAGAGGGCCAGGTTCTACAAGTGCGATGTCACCTCCTCTTCCGAGGTGAGTGAGACCATTAAGAGGGTTTACGAGGACTTCGGTGGGATAGATATCGTGGTTAACGCCGCTGGAGTGATAGTGAGGAAGGATGCCGTTGAGCTAACTGAGGAGGAGTGGGATAAGGTGCTGAACGTCAACCTGAAGGGGCCCTTCCTCGTCTCAAAGTACTCGATACCCTACATGATCGGGAGAGGAGGGGGGAGCATAGTGAACGTTGCCTCGGGTTGGGGTCTGAAGGGAGGCCCGAGGGCCGTGGCTTACTGCGCCTCCAAGGGGGGTCTGGTGAACATGACCAGGGCCATGGCCATAGACCACGGGAAGGACGGGATAAGGGTTAACTGCGTCGCTCCGGGTGACGTCGACACCCCTATGCTGAGGGAGGAGGCGAGGCAGCTCGGGATCAGCTGGGAGGAGTTCCTCAAGGAGGCCGCTAACAGACCTCTAGCTAGGATAGGGAAGCCGGAGGATGTGGCTGATGCCGTGCTCTTCCTAGCTAGCGACCTGGCTAGCTGGGTGACCGGCGCCACCCTGGTCGTCGATGGTGGTGGGACAGCTTGA